In Clostridiaceae bacterium, a single window of DNA contains:
- the spoVAE gene encoding stage V sporulation protein AE, whose protein sequence is MTYVNAFLVGGIICAIGQVLIDKTKLTPARILVAFVSIGVILTAMGIYQKIVDIGGAGATIPLTGFGYSLAKGAFQEVDKYGLLGAFTGGLRATAAGVAAAIFFGYLASVAFKPKAKR, encoded by the coding sequence ATGACATATGTTAATGCTTTTTTAGTGGGTGGAATCATCTGCGCTATAGGACAGGTTCTTATAGATAAAACCAAGTTAACTCCGGCCAGAATCCTAGTGGCATTTGTAAGCATCGGTGTGATATTAACGGCAATGGGAATTTATCAGAAAATTGTAGATATTGGAGGGGCTGGAGCAACAATACCCTTGACCGGTTTCGGATACAGCCTTGCAAAAGGGGCTTTTCAAGAAGTAGATAAATATGGATTATTAGGAGCTTTTACTGGAGGATTAAGAGCTACTGCCGCAGGCGTGGCTGCCGCAATTTTTTTTGGATATCTGGCGTCAGTTGCTTTCAAACCAAAGGCAAAAAGATAA